In one window of Qipengyuania profundimaris DNA:
- a CDS encoding AAA family ATPase codes for MADNTSDQTRFEGTQSYIATEDLKVAVNAAVTLRRPLLVKGEPGTGKTVLAHEISKALDAPLIEWNVKSTTKAQQGLYEYDAVARLRDGQLGDERVHEISNYIKKGKLWEAFTSEQLPVLLIDEIDKADIEFPNDLLQELDRMSFDVYETHERIEAKERPIVVITSNNEKELPDAFLRRCFFHYIKFPDRETMQEIIDVHYPDIQKTLVKKAMDIFYELREVPGLKKKPSTSELLDWLKLLMNEDMPLETLQDANPNSAIPPLHGALLKNEQDVMMFERLAFMARRQS; via the coding sequence ATGGCCGACAACACTTCCGACCAGACACGTTTCGAAGGCACCCAGTCCTATATCGCCACCGAAGACCTCAAGGTCGCGGTGAATGCGGCCGTAACGCTGCGCCGTCCGCTGCTGGTGAAGGGCGAGCCGGGTACGGGCAAGACGGTGCTCGCGCACGAGATTTCGAAGGCGCTCGATGCGCCGCTGATTGAGTGGAACGTGAAATCCACCACCAAGGCGCAGCAGGGCCTCTACGAATACGATGCGGTCGCCCGCCTGCGCGACGGCCAGCTCGGCGACGAGCGGGTGCACGAGATCTCGAACTACATCAAGAAGGGCAAGCTGTGGGAAGCCTTCACCAGCGAACAGCTGCCCGTCCTGCTGATCGATGAGATCGACAAGGCCGACATCGAGTTTCCCAACGACCTGTTGCAGGAACTCGATCGCATGAGCTTCGACGTCTACGAAACGCATGAACGGATCGAGGCGAAGGAACGTCCGATCGTGGTAATCACCTCGAACAACGAGAAGGAACTGCCCGACGCATTCCTGCGTCGCTGCTTCTTCCACTACATCAAGTTTCCCGATCGCGAGACGATGCAGGAGATCATCGACGTCCATTATCCCGATATCCAGAAGACGCTGGTCAAGAAAGCGATGGATATCTTCTACGAGCTGCGCGAAGTGCCCGGCCTCAAGAAGAAGCCCAGCACCAGCGAGTTGCTCGACTGGCTGAAGCTATTGATGAACGAGGACATGCCGCTCGAGACGCTGCAGGACGCCAATCCCAACAGCGCCATCCCGCCGCTCCACGGCGCGCTGCTCAAGAACGAGCAGGACGTGATGATGTTCGAGCGTCTCGCCTTCATGGCCCGGCGCCAGAGCTAG
- a CDS encoding bifunctional alpha/beta hydrolase/OsmC family protein, which yields MPTEALSITTEAGHALEGSLELPTGLVRGAALFAHCFTCTKNSKAAVTVARALAQEGIATLRFDFTGLGGSEGEFGRAGFATDVSDLVDAARKLVERFGGPILMVGHSLGGAAVLAAADDLGSDHVAAIATIGAPSDVPHVLENIDGDLEAVRAGEDTTVTIGGREFSLSKEFLDKVESADLLAEVARIRKPLMFLHSPTDQIVGIEHASALFQAAKHPKSFVSLEGADHLLVKEADARFAATVIAGWAQRYLPLRDDWPMPEDGVVVKTGHGKFGTEVHTKAHRFIADEPRGYGGDDTGPTPYDLLNAALGTCTAMTMKMYADRKKWPLDGVTVEVRHERQHADECDHVEAMEQGKQLQALHRTITIEGAGLEEDQRAKLIEIADKCPVHRTLEGELHVHTERSG from the coding sequence ATGCCGACAGAAGCACTCAGCATCACGACCGAAGCGGGCCATGCGCTCGAAGGGTCCCTCGAACTCCCGACGGGGCTTGTGCGGGGCGCTGCGCTGTTCGCGCATTGCTTCACCTGCACGAAGAACAGCAAGGCCGCCGTCACCGTGGCGCGGGCGCTGGCGCAGGAAGGCATTGCGACGCTGCGGTTCGATTTTACCGGCCTCGGCGGTAGCGAGGGCGAGTTCGGACGCGCGGGGTTTGCCACAGATGTCAGCGATCTGGTCGACGCGGCCCGCAAGCTAGTCGAGCGTTTCGGAGGGCCGATCCTGATGGTCGGGCACTCGCTCGGTGGCGCGGCCGTGCTGGCCGCAGCCGACGATCTGGGCTCCGACCACGTCGCCGCGATTGCCACGATCGGCGCGCCCAGCGATGTGCCGCATGTGCTCGAGAATATCGATGGCGACCTCGAGGCGGTCCGGGCTGGCGAGGATACCACGGTCACCATCGGCGGCCGCGAATTCAGCCTTAGCAAGGAATTCCTCGACAAGGTCGAAAGCGCCGATTTGCTGGCCGAGGTCGCCCGCATCCGCAAGCCACTGATGTTCCTCCACTCGCCGACGGACCAGATCGTCGGCATCGAGCACGCGAGCGCGCTGTTCCAGGCGGCGAAGCATCCCAAGAGCTTCGTCAGCCTCGAAGGCGCGGATCACCTGCTGGTCAAGGAAGCCGACGCGCGCTTCGCCGCCACGGTCATCGCCGGTTGGGCGCAGCGCTATCTACCCCTACGCGACGACTGGCCGATGCCGGAGGACGGCGTGGTCGTGAAGACCGGCCACGGCAAGTTCGGCACCGAGGTCCACACCAAGGCGCACCGCTTCATCGCCGACGAACCGCGCGGCTACGGCGGCGACGATACCGGCCCGACGCCCTACGACCTGCTCAATGCCGCGCTCGGCACCTGCACTGCGATGACCATGAAGATGTACGCCGATCGCAAGAAGTGGCCGCTGGACGGCGTGACCGTCGAAGTGCGCCACGAACGCCAGCATGCGGACGAATGCGACCATGTCGAAGCGATGGAGCAGGGCAAGCAGCTACAGGCGCTCCACCGTACAATCACGATCGAGGGCGCCGGTCTGGAGGAAGACCAGCGTGCAAAGCTGATCGAGATTGCCGACAAGTGCCCGGTACACAGAACGCTCGAGGGCGAACTACATGTGCACACGGAAAGATCGGGCTAG
- the parE gene encoding DNA topoisomerase IV subunit B translates to MSNDLFENTPTSSGDYDASSIEVLEGLEPVRRRPGMYIGGTDDRALHHLVAEVLDNAMDEAVAGHASRIEIRLDEGNKVTVSDNGRGIPVAEHPKYPGKSTLEVILTTLHSGGKFSGKAYATSGGLHGVGVSVVNALSSDTRIEVARDKTLYAQEFAKGHPSGKLEELGPTPNRRGTTVRFVPDTEIFGDRKFNPKRLFKLARSKAYLFAGVEIRWKCAESLASEDVPEEAVFKFPGGLADHLAEQINGRECVTAQPFAGSQDFPEGEDGSQQGRVEWAIAWPLFSDGSTSWYCNTVPTPDGGTHEQGLRAALTKGLRAFGDLTGVKKSKDLTADDVMVGAEVMLSVFIRDPQFQSQTKDRLTSPEAAKMVENAVRDHFDHFLTDNMDRGKALLGQVMERMDERLRRKQEREVKRKTATNAKKLRLPGKLTDCSGEGDGETELFIVEGDSAGGSAKQARNRKTQAILPIRGKILNVASATADKIRANSEIADLSLAMGCGTRKDCDPENLRYDRIIIMTDADVDGAHIATLLMTFFFQEMPDVVRGGHLYLAQPPLYRLTAGKESRYARDDAHRAELEETVFKGKKVEVGRFKGLGEMNPAQLRETTMNPDTRSLIRITLPAEFEQRAVVKELVDQLMGRNPEHRFNFIQNNAGEFDRDMIDA, encoded by the coding sequence ATGTCCAACGATCTTTTCGAGAACACGCCGACTTCCAGCGGCGATTACGATGCCTCCTCTATCGAAGTACTGGAGGGGCTCGAGCCCGTCCGTCGTCGCCCGGGCATGTATATCGGCGGCACCGACGATCGCGCGCTGCATCACTTGGTCGCCGAAGTGCTCGACAACGCGATGGACGAGGCGGTGGCGGGCCATGCGAGCCGCATCGAAATCCGTCTCGACGAGGGCAACAAGGTCACCGTCTCGGACAATGGCCGCGGCATTCCCGTCGCGGAGCATCCGAAATATCCGGGCAAGTCGACGCTCGAAGTAATCCTCACCACGCTGCACTCGGGCGGCAAATTCTCGGGCAAGGCCTATGCGACCAGCGGCGGCCTGCACGGGGTCGGCGTCAGTGTCGTCAACGCGCTGAGCAGCGACACGCGGATCGAGGTCGCGCGCGACAAGACGCTGTATGCGCAGGAATTCGCCAAGGGGCACCCGTCGGGCAAGCTGGAGGAACTGGGGCCGACCCCCAACCGGCGCGGGACCACCGTCAGGTTCGTGCCCGACACCGAAATCTTCGGTGACCGGAAGTTCAATCCCAAACGCCTGTTCAAGCTAGCCCGCTCCAAGGCCTATCTCTTCGCAGGCGTCGAGATCCGCTGGAAATGCGCGGAAAGCCTCGCATCCGAAGACGTACCGGAAGAAGCGGTCTTCAAGTTCCCCGGCGGCCTCGCCGACCATCTGGCCGAGCAGATCAACGGGCGCGAGTGCGTTACCGCCCAGCCTTTCGCCGGCAGCCAGGATTTCCCCGAAGGCGAAGACGGCAGCCAGCAGGGCCGCGTCGAATGGGCGATCGCCTGGCCGCTCTTCTCCGACGGTTCGACCAGCTGGTATTGCAACACCGTTCCGACGCCCGACGGCGGCACGCACGAGCAGGGATTGCGCGCCGCGCTCACCAAGGGCCTGCGGGCCTTCGGCGACCTCACCGGGGTCAAGAAGTCGAAGGACCTGACCGCCGACGATGTGATGGTCGGCGCGGAGGTGATGCTCAGCGTCTTCATCCGCGATCCACAGTTCCAGAGCCAGACCAAGGACCGCCTGACCTCGCCCGAAGCCGCCAAGATGGTCGAAAACGCGGTGCGCGACCACTTCGACCATTTCCTCACCGACAATATGGACCGCGGCAAAGCGCTGCTCGGCCAGGTGATGGAGCGCATGGACGAGCGCCTGCGCCGCAAGCAGGAGCGCGAGGTCAAGCGCAAGACCGCGACCAATGCCAAGAAGCTGCGGCTGCCCGGCAAGCTCACCGATTGTTCGGGCGAAGGCGATGGCGAGACCGAGCTGTTCATCGTCGAAGGCGATAGCGCCGGTGGCAGCGCCAAGCAGGCGCGCAACCGCAAGACCCAAGCGATCCTGCCGATCCGCGGCAAGATCCTCAACGTCGCCAGCGCCACGGCAGACAAGATCCGCGCGAACAGCGAAATCGCCGATCTGTCGCTCGCCATGGGTTGCGGCACGCGCAAGGATTGTGACCCGGAGAACCTGCGCTACGACCGCATCATCATCATGACCGATGCCGACGTCGACGGAGCGCATATTGCAACGCTGCTGATGACCTTCTTCTTCCAGGAAATGCCCGATGTCGTGCGCGGCGGGCACCTCTACCTCGCCCAGCCGCCGCTCTATCGCCTGACCGCGGGCAAGGAGAGTCGCTACGCCCGCGACGACGCCCACCGCGCCGAGCTGGAAGAAACGGTGTTCAAGGGCAAGAAGGTGGAAGTCGGCCGCTTCAAGGGCCTCGGCGAAATGAACCCCGCCCAGCTGCGCGAAACCACGATGAACCCCGACACGCGTTCGCTCATCCGCATAACCCTACCCGCGGAATTCGAGCAGCGCGCGGTGGTCAAGGAACTCGTCGACCAGCTCATGGGCCGTAACCCGGAACACCGCTTCAATTTCATCCAGAACAACGCCGGCGAATTCGACCGCGATATGATCGACGCCTAG
- a CDS encoding penicillin-binding protein activator yields the protein MKRWTIDRRTLATAALATLLAGCAVIPRGAERPAPVDPTPTPEPSATALPEDQTRHRVALLVPMSGSNGNVGQAIANATTMALLDTNAENLRITTYDTAQGPEAAARQAVAEGNSLILGPLLGSNIPSVLSVARSADVPVISFSNDTNAAGPNVFIMGHIPEQSIMRTVEYARERGAQNFAVIAPDGAYGVRAEEAMRRATAAYGGSVVWTERYSRGNTSIVSAAERLKAHGGYDTVLIADGARLSIQAAGALKSGGGSARLLGTELWSGESSLTRARAMNGALFSAVSDNRYKRFVDSYEARFGGQPYRIATLGYDAVLLTLRVARDWQVGRPFPVRELRSSDGFLGLDGAFRFGPSGIVERAMEVREVRGDSVVVVANAPSGF from the coding sequence ATGAAGCGCTGGACTATCGACCGTAGAACGCTGGCAACCGCAGCGCTGGCCACGCTGCTGGCCGGTTGCGCCGTCATTCCGCGCGGGGCGGAACGGCCCGCGCCGGTCGATCCGACGCCTACGCCGGAACCGAGCGCGACTGCCCTGCCCGAAGACCAGACCCGCCACCGTGTCGCGCTTTTGGTGCCGATGTCCGGGTCGAACGGTAACGTGGGCCAGGCGATCGCTAACGCGACGACGATGGCGCTGCTCGATACGAATGCGGAAAACCTGCGAATTACGACTTACGATACTGCGCAGGGTCCGGAGGCGGCAGCGCGGCAGGCGGTGGCGGAAGGCAATAGCCTGATCCTCGGCCCGCTGCTCGGCAGCAATATCCCGTCGGTGCTTTCGGTCGCCCGGTCGGCGGACGTCCCGGTCATCTCTTTCTCCAACGATACCAATGCCGCCGGCCCGAATGTCTTCATCATGGGCCACATTCCCGAACAGTCGATCATGCGAACGGTCGAATATGCGCGAGAGCGCGGTGCGCAGAATTTCGCGGTGATCGCACCGGACGGTGCTTATGGCGTCCGTGCCGAGGAAGCCATGCGACGGGCGACTGCGGCCTATGGCGGCAGCGTGGTGTGGACGGAGCGCTATTCGCGCGGAAACACCTCCATCGTCAGCGCGGCGGAGCGGCTGAAGGCGCACGGCGGCTACGACACCGTGCTGATTGCCGATGGCGCGCGGCTATCGATCCAGGCGGCCGGCGCGTTGAAGTCGGGCGGCGGGTCCGCCCGGTTACTCGGCACCGAATTATGGAGCGGGGAAAGCTCGCTGACACGCGCACGCGCGATGAACGGCGCTTTGTTCTCCGCCGTGTCGGACAATCGCTACAAGCGCTTCGTCGACAGCTACGAAGCGCGCTTTGGCGGCCAGCCCTATCGAATCGCGACGCTCGGCTATGATGCGGTGCTGCTAACTTTGCGGGTCGCGCGCGACTGGCAGGTCGGTCGTCCCTTCCCGGTGCGCGAGTTGCGCAGTTCGGACGGTTTCCTCGGTCTCGACGGAGCGTTCCGCTTCGGGCCGAGCGGCATCGTCGAGCGCGCCATGGAGGTCCGCGAAGTGCGCGGCGACAGCGTCGTGGTGGTTGCCAACGCCCCTTCCGGCTTCTGA
- the rsmI gene encoding 16S rRNA (cytidine(1402)-2'-O)-methyltransferase, whose protein sequence is MVHGEGVSDPALPEKSLEPGLYIVATPIGNLGDITLRAVDVLRACDGVACEDTRVTGKLLKHLGISKPLWRYDDHSEHRDRGRLVESMRTRAVALVSDAGTPLVSDPGYRLVNDCRAEGIPVTALPGACAAVMGLSLSGLPNDRFMFAGFLPAKDKARREMLEELGGIDTTLVFYETAPRLLKSLDAIEQVLPHREVAVARELTKLHEEVRRGLPHGLRAYFESHPPKGEIVLLVGPPIPMEASEADADILLRDALATLKPSQAAARVARETGLERKDLYARALELRAE, encoded by the coding sequence ATGGTTCATGGGGAGGGGGTGAGCGATCCCGCACTTCCCGAAAAAAGCCTCGAGCCCGGGCTGTATATCGTGGCGACGCCAATCGGCAACCTCGGTGACATCACCCTGCGTGCTGTCGATGTTTTGCGCGCCTGCGACGGGGTTGCGTGCGAGGATACGCGGGTGACGGGCAAGCTGCTCAAGCACTTAGGCATCTCCAAGCCCCTATGGCGCTACGATGATCATAGCGAGCATCGCGATCGCGGGCGACTGGTCGAATCGATGCGGACGCGGGCGGTGGCGTTGGTCAGCGATGCGGGCACACCGCTGGTCAGCGATCCAGGCTACCGGCTGGTCAACGATTGCCGCGCCGAGGGCATTCCTGTGACCGCGCTGCCCGGCGCATGTGCGGCGGTGATGGGTCTGTCGCTGTCCGGCCTGCCGAACGACAGGTTCATGTTCGCAGGGTTCCTGCCGGCAAAGGACAAGGCGCGACGGGAAATGCTCGAGGAACTTGGCGGCATCGACACGACGCTGGTGTTCTACGAAACCGCGCCCCGCCTGCTCAAGTCGCTCGACGCGATCGAACAGGTGCTGCCGCATCGCGAGGTTGCGGTCGCGCGGGAGCTGACGAAGTTGCACGAGGAAGTCCGCCGCGGGCTTCCGCACGGCCTGCGTGCCTATTTCGAGTCGCATCCTCCCAAGGGTGAGATCGTCCTGCTGGTTGGTCCGCCGATCCCGATGGAAGCGAGCGAGGCCGATGCCGACATCCTACTGCGCGACGCGCTGGCAACGCTCAAGCCGTCTCAGGCCGCCGCCCGCGTCGCGCGGGAAACCGGACTGGAGCGCAAGGATCTTTACGCCCGCGCTCTGGAACTGCGCGCTGAATGA
- a CDS encoding YraN family protein: protein MRRQLAEKSGRDGEARAAFWLKAKGWQILDTRVKTPAGEIDLVAKRGNVVAFIEVKWRRKRADLDHAIDEYRLSRVAAAVEAVAHRYAENGEDIRIDVILLAPGSFPRHIANAWQP from the coding sequence ATGAGGCGGCAGCTCGCCGAAAAGAGCGGCCGCGACGGCGAGGCGAGAGCGGCGTTCTGGTTGAAAGCCAAGGGCTGGCAAATTCTCGATACACGGGTGAAAACCCCGGCGGGCGAGATCGACCTGGTCGCCAAGCGGGGCAATGTGGTCGCGTTCATAGAAGTCAAATGGCGCCGCAAGCGGGCCGATCTCGACCATGCGATCGACGAATACCGCCTGTCGCGCGTGGCGGCGGCAGTGGAGGCCGTCGCGCATCGCTATGCCGAGAACGGCGAGGACATACGGATCGACGTAATCCTGCTTGCGCCCGGCAGCTTCCCCCGCCACATCGCCAACGCCTGGCAACCCTGA
- the gshB gene encoding glutathione synthase codes for MSLRVAVQMDPLESINIAGDSSFALMLAAQARGHELWQYDVSTLAYESDGSPRGRITAHVAPVTVQRVEGNHFTAGERRRADLAKDIDVVLMRQDPPFHLGYISAAFLLDRLKGTTLVVNDPREVVNAPEKMFVLDFAQYMPPTLVARHLDDLRDFQKKHGSVVVKPLHGNGGKAIFRIDKDGTNLSALSEVFDQTWPEPHMVQPFLPEVSEGDKRIVLVDGEFAGAINRFPGKGEFRSNLAQGGHAEAATLTEREEEICAAMGPELKRRGLVFVGIDVIGGKWLTEINVTSPTGIVAIDKFNGTDTAGLIWDAIERRHSEQ; via the coding sequence ATGAGTCTGCGTGTCGCCGTCCAGATGGACCCGCTGGAAAGCATCAACATCGCTGGCGACAGCTCTTTCGCGCTGATGTTGGCGGCGCAGGCCCGTGGGCACGAGTTGTGGCAGTACGACGTCTCGACGCTGGCTTACGAAAGCGACGGCAGTCCTCGCGGCCGGATCACGGCGCATGTCGCGCCGGTCACGGTCCAGCGGGTCGAGGGCAACCACTTCACGGCCGGCGAACGGCGCAGGGCAGATCTCGCGAAGGATATCGACGTCGTCCTGATGCGGCAGGATCCGCCGTTCCACCTCGGCTACATCAGCGCCGCCTTCCTGCTAGACCGGCTTAAGGGCACGACGCTCGTCGTGAACGACCCGCGCGAAGTGGTGAATGCGCCAGAGAAGATGTTCGTGCTGGATTTTGCGCAGTATATGCCGCCGACGCTGGTCGCCCGGCACCTCGACGATCTGCGCGATTTTCAGAAAAAGCACGGCTCGGTCGTGGTGAAGCCGCTGCACGGCAATGGCGGCAAAGCAATTTTCCGGATCGACAAAGACGGGACGAATTTGTCGGCGCTAAGCGAGGTCTTCGACCAGACCTGGCCCGAGCCACACATGGTCCAGCCATTCCTCCCGGAAGTCAGCGAAGGCGACAAACGCATCGTGCTGGTCGATGGCGAATTTGCTGGGGCAATCAATCGCTTCCCGGGGAAAGGTGAGTTCCGTTCTAACCTTGCGCAGGGAGGTCACGCCGAAGCGGCGACACTGACCGAACGCGAGGAAGAAATCTGCGCGGCAATGGGTCCCGAGCTCAAACGACGCGGGCTGGTGTTCGTCGGCATCGACGTAATCGGCGGCAAGTGGTTGACCGAAATCAACGTGACCTCTCCGACCGGGATAGTCGCCATCGACAAGTTCAACGGTACCGACACCGCCGGGCTGATCTGGGATGCCATCGAGCGCCGTCACTCGGAGCAATAG
- a CDS encoding DedA family protein: MNSFILNAIAGGGYIGIFILMALENIFPPMPSEIIMGYGGVLVAQGRMTFAPLLIIGTLGTVAGNYFWYWLGSRWREEDLKRFIAKRGRWLTFEWEEFEKSRRIFRKHGDWIVFLLRFSPFLRTIISLPAGLARMKLWRFLLFTFLGSLVWNGALIWGGRSLAGLIGEYETYASWAVGGFIGLGAVWYAWRVWKWKPSESES, encoded by the coding sequence GTGAACAGCTTCATTCTCAATGCCATCGCCGGCGGCGGTTACATCGGGATATTTATCCTGATGGCGCTGGAAAACATCTTCCCGCCGATGCCGTCCGAAATCATCATGGGCTACGGCGGCGTGCTGGTGGCGCAAGGGCGCATGACCTTCGCGCCGCTGCTCATCATCGGAACCCTCGGGACGGTCGCGGGAAATTATTTCTGGTACTGGCTCGGCTCACGCTGGCGCGAGGAGGACCTCAAGCGCTTCATCGCAAAGCGCGGACGCTGGCTGACCTTCGAATGGGAGGAATTCGAAAAATCACGTCGCATCTTTCGCAAGCATGGCGACTGGATCGTTTTCCTGCTCCGCTTCTCGCCATTCCTTCGCACGATCATCTCGTTACCCGCCGGCTTGGCGAGGATGAAGCTCTGGCGCTTCCTGCTTTTCACATTCCTCGGATCGCTGGTCTGGAACGGTGCCTTGATCTGGGGAGGGCGATCCCTGGCGGGACTGATCGGCGAATACGAGACCTATGCCAGCTGGGCGGTCGGCGGTTTCATCGGACTTGGCGCCGTGTGGTATGCCTGGCGGGTGTGGAAATGGAAGCCATCGGAAAGCGAGTCCTAA